A genomic segment from Salvia splendens isolate huo1 chromosome 13, SspV2, whole genome shotgun sequence encodes:
- the LOC121759904 gene encoding dof zinc finger protein DOF5.1-like, which translates to MVFSSIPAYLDPSNWHQPQNHHIIGTNHHLLPPQQPEGAAQPSPPPPQPHGGSIRPGTMSERARMANVPMPDSSLKCPRCESTNTKFCYFNNYSLSQPRHFCKTCRRYWTRGGALRNVPVGGGCRRNKRSSKSTTSKASPASDDRQTTTSTSTSGGGMLGLSPQFPPLRFMSSLSQLNDNFAGNMGLNYSLPMGTNEMGFHSGGGEMASLLSSVGGGGIEPWRLQQHPFLGGFEASQPENYQFHGGESGFLNNEASRAKFSSSLLSQLASVKMEENPNFSRQLMGGIAGNGNERWNSNTNWTELSNFSASSTSTPL; encoded by the exons ATGGTTTTTTCTTCAATTCCAGCTTATCTTGATCCATCCAACTGGCATCAG CCACAAAATCATCATATAATTGGCACAAACCACCATCTACTCCCACCACAGCAGCCGGAGGGGGCGGCGCAGCCTTCCCCGCCTCCTCCGCAGCCCCATGGTGGATCGATCCGGCCAGGGACGATGTCGGAGCGGGCTCGAATGGCGAACGTGCCGATGCCGGATTCATCCCTAAAATGCCCTCGGTGCGAATCCACCAACACCAAATTCTGCTACTTCAACAACTACAGCCTCTCTCAGCCGCGCCACTTCTGCAAGACCTGCCGCCGCTACTGGACCCGCGGCGGCGCCTTGAGGAACGTCCCCGTGGGGGGAGGCTGCCGCCGCAACAAGCGGAGCAGCAAGTCCACCACCTCCAAGGCCTCCCCGGCGAGCGACGATCGCCAGACTACCACCTCCACATCCACCAGCGGCGGCGGTATGTTAGGCCTGTCGCCGCAGTTCCCACCTCTTCGGTTCATGTCATCGCTGAGTCAACTCAACGACAACTTCGCCGGAAACATGGGCTTGAACTACAGCCTGCCGATGGGGACGAACGAGATGGGGTTCCACAGCGGCGGAGGGGAGATGGCTTCGCTTCTGTCCAGCGTCGGCGGAGGTGGAATTGAGCCGTGGCGGCTGCAGCAGCATCCTTTCCTTGGCGGTTTCGAGGCGTCGCAGCCGGAGAATTACCAATTCCACGGCGGCGAGTCAGGGTTTCTGAACAACGAAGCAAGTCGGGCGAAGTTTTCGAGCTCGCTGTTGAGTCAGCTAGCGTCGGTGAAAATGGaggaaaaccctaatttttcaaGGCAATTGATGGGAGGAATTGCAGGGAATGGAAATGAACGATGGAATTCCAACACGAATTGGACAGAGCTCTCCAATTTCAGTGCTTCTTCGACGAGCACTCCATTGTAA